In one window of Gossypium arboreum isolate Shixiya-1 chromosome 4, ASM2569848v2, whole genome shotgun sequence DNA:
- the LOC108457947 gene encoding plant cysteine oxidase 2-like isoform X1: protein MGRATVADIKGRDFSELDKEAKENTENTNKGSNTNKNRNTTTSDSRGRKNRRRQKKTMVVHPVQRLFDACKDVFAHAGTGFVPPPDKIEQLSALLDDIKPVDVGLSPRMSFFSPQAARRAPTITYLHIHECEKFSMGIFCLPPSGVLPLHNHPGMTVFSKLLFGTMHIKSYDWAVGAPSNASAVAEPSQTAQCSEVRLAKVKVDSNLTAPCKTSILYPADGGNMHCFTAVTACAVLDVLGPPYSDAEGRHCTYYLAYPFTKFSDDTGDEQVSIPDEEKDNYAWLQERDKPDDLVVKGALYTGPVIREN, encoded by the exons ATGGGGAGAGCAACCGTGGCTGATATAAAAGGGAGAGATTTTAGTGAATTGGATAAGGAAGCCAAAGAAAATACAGAAAACACTAATAAAGGTTCCAATACGAATAAGAATAGGAATACTACTACTTCAGatagcaggggaaggaaaaatcGGCGGCGGCAGAAGAAGACGATGGTGGTGCACCCCGTTCAACGGCTTTTCGATGCTTGCAAGGACGTTTTCGCCCATGCCGGGACTGGATTTGTCCCACCCCCTGATAAAATTGAGCAGCTTAGCGCTCTTTTGG ATGACATTAAGCCGGTTGATGTTGGTCTTAGTCCACGAATGTCATTTTTCAGTCCGCAAGCAGCTCGGCGAGCTCCAACAATAACCTACCTGCATATTCATGAATGTGAAAAGTTTTCG ATGGGCATCTTTTGCTTGCCTCCATCCGGTGTTCTTCCTCTTCACAATCATCCTGGAATGACGGTATTCAGTAAGCTTCTCTTCGGAACTATGCACATCAAATCGTACGATTGGGCTGTTGGTGCCCCTAGCAATGCATCAGCTGTTGCGGAACCTTCACAaa CAGCACAATGTTCGGAAGTTCGGTTGGCTAAAGTTAAGGTCGATTCCAACTTGACCGCACCTTGCAAGACCTCCATACTTTATCCAGCTGATGGAGGCAACATGCATTGCTTCACTGCTGTCACAGCATGTGCGGTGTTGGATGTTCTAGGCCCTCCGTACTCGGATGCCGAAGGACGGCACTGTACGTACTACTTGGCCTACCCATTCACAAAATTCTCAG ATGATACAGGTGATGAACAAGTATCAATTCCGGATGAAGAGAAGGATAACTATGCTTGGCTTCAAGAGAGGGACAAACCTGACGATTTGGTTGTGAAGGGGGCTTTGTACACTGGTCCCGTCATCCGGGAAAACTGA
- the LOC108457947 gene encoding plant cysteine oxidase 2-like isoform X3: MGRATVADIKGRDFSELDKEAKENTENTNKGSNTNKNRNTTTSDSRGRKNRRRQKKTMVVHPVQRLFDACKDVFAHAGTGFVPPPDKIEQLSALLDDIKPVDVGLSPRMSFFSPQAARRAPTITYLHIHECEKFSMGIFCLPPSGVLPLHNHPGMTVFSKLLFGTMHIKSYDWAVGAPSNASAVAEPSQTAQCSEVRLAKVKVDSNLTAPCKTSILYPADGGNMHCFTAVTACAVLDVLGPPYSDAEGRHCTYYLAYPFTKFSGDEQVSIPDEEKDNYAWLQERDKPDDLVVKGALYTGPVIREN, encoded by the exons ATGGGGAGAGCAACCGTGGCTGATATAAAAGGGAGAGATTTTAGTGAATTGGATAAGGAAGCCAAAGAAAATACAGAAAACACTAATAAAGGTTCCAATACGAATAAGAATAGGAATACTACTACTTCAGatagcaggggaaggaaaaatcGGCGGCGGCAGAAGAAGACGATGGTGGTGCACCCCGTTCAACGGCTTTTCGATGCTTGCAAGGACGTTTTCGCCCATGCCGGGACTGGATTTGTCCCACCCCCTGATAAAATTGAGCAGCTTAGCGCTCTTTTGG ATGACATTAAGCCGGTTGATGTTGGTCTTAGTCCACGAATGTCATTTTTCAGTCCGCAAGCAGCTCGGCGAGCTCCAACAATAACCTACCTGCATATTCATGAATGTGAAAAGTTTTCG ATGGGCATCTTTTGCTTGCCTCCATCCGGTGTTCTTCCTCTTCACAATCATCCTGGAATGACGGTATTCAGTAAGCTTCTCTTCGGAACTATGCACATCAAATCGTACGATTGGGCTGTTGGTGCCCCTAGCAATGCATCAGCTGTTGCGGAACCTTCACAaa CAGCACAATGTTCGGAAGTTCGGTTGGCTAAAGTTAAGGTCGATTCCAACTTGACCGCACCTTGCAAGACCTCCATACTTTATCCAGCTGATGGAGGCAACATGCATTGCTTCACTGCTGTCACAGCATGTGCGGTGTTGGATGTTCTAGGCCCTCCGTACTCGGATGCCGAAGGACGGCACTGTACGTACTACTTGGCCTACCCATTCACAAAATTCTCAG GTGATGAACAAGTATCAATTCCGGATGAAGAGAAGGATAACTATGCTTGGCTTCAAGAGAGGGACAAACCTGACGATTTGGTTGTGAAGGGGGCTTTGTACACTGGTCCCGTCATCCGGGAAAACTGA
- the LOC108457947 gene encoding plant cysteine oxidase 2-like isoform X4 → MGRATVADIKGRDFSELDKEAKENTENTNKGSNTNKNRNTTTSDSRGRKNRRRQKKTMVVHPVQRLFDACKDVFAHAGTGFVPPPDKIEQLSALLDDIKPVDVGLSPRMSFFSPQAARRAPTITYLHIHECEKFSMGIFCLPPSGVLPLHNHPGMTVFSKLLFGTMHIKSYDWAVGAPSNASAVAEPSQTQCSEVRLAKVKVDSNLTAPCKTSILYPADGGNMHCFTAVTACAVLDVLGPPYSDAEGRHCTYYLAYPFTKFSGDEQVSIPDEEKDNYAWLQERDKPDDLVVKGALYTGPVIREN, encoded by the exons ATGGGGAGAGCAACCGTGGCTGATATAAAAGGGAGAGATTTTAGTGAATTGGATAAGGAAGCCAAAGAAAATACAGAAAACACTAATAAAGGTTCCAATACGAATAAGAATAGGAATACTACTACTTCAGatagcaggggaaggaaaaatcGGCGGCGGCAGAAGAAGACGATGGTGGTGCACCCCGTTCAACGGCTTTTCGATGCTTGCAAGGACGTTTTCGCCCATGCCGGGACTGGATTTGTCCCACCCCCTGATAAAATTGAGCAGCTTAGCGCTCTTTTGG ATGACATTAAGCCGGTTGATGTTGGTCTTAGTCCACGAATGTCATTTTTCAGTCCGCAAGCAGCTCGGCGAGCTCCAACAATAACCTACCTGCATATTCATGAATGTGAAAAGTTTTCG ATGGGCATCTTTTGCTTGCCTCCATCCGGTGTTCTTCCTCTTCACAATCATCCTGGAATGACGGTATTCAGTAAGCTTCTCTTCGGAACTATGCACATCAAATCGTACGATTGGGCTGTTGGTGCCCCTAGCAATGCATCAGCTGTTGCGGAACCTTCACAaa CACAATGTTCGGAAGTTCGGTTGGCTAAAGTTAAGGTCGATTCCAACTTGACCGCACCTTGCAAGACCTCCATACTTTATCCAGCTGATGGAGGCAACATGCATTGCTTCACTGCTGTCACAGCATGTGCGGTGTTGGATGTTCTAGGCCCTCCGTACTCGGATGCCGAAGGACGGCACTGTACGTACTACTTGGCCTACCCATTCACAAAATTCTCAG GTGATGAACAAGTATCAATTCCGGATGAAGAGAAGGATAACTATGCTTGGCTTCAAGAGAGGGACAAACCTGACGATTTGGTTGTGAAGGGGGCTTTGTACACTGGTCCCGTCATCCGGGAAAACTGA
- the LOC108457947 gene encoding plant cysteine oxidase 2-like isoform X2 codes for MGRATVADIKGRDFSELDKEAKENTENTNKGSNTNKNRNTTTSDSRGRKNRRRQKKTMVVHPVQRLFDACKDVFAHAGTGFVPPPDKIEQLSALLDDIKPVDVGLSPRMSFFSPQAARRAPTITYLHIHECEKFSMGIFCLPPSGVLPLHNHPGMTVFSKLLFGTMHIKSYDWAVGAPSNASAVAEPSQTQCSEVRLAKVKVDSNLTAPCKTSILYPADGGNMHCFTAVTACAVLDVLGPPYSDAEGRHCTYYLAYPFTKFSDDTGDEQVSIPDEEKDNYAWLQERDKPDDLVVKGALYTGPVIREN; via the exons ATGGGGAGAGCAACCGTGGCTGATATAAAAGGGAGAGATTTTAGTGAATTGGATAAGGAAGCCAAAGAAAATACAGAAAACACTAATAAAGGTTCCAATACGAATAAGAATAGGAATACTACTACTTCAGatagcaggggaaggaaaaatcGGCGGCGGCAGAAGAAGACGATGGTGGTGCACCCCGTTCAACGGCTTTTCGATGCTTGCAAGGACGTTTTCGCCCATGCCGGGACTGGATTTGTCCCACCCCCTGATAAAATTGAGCAGCTTAGCGCTCTTTTGG ATGACATTAAGCCGGTTGATGTTGGTCTTAGTCCACGAATGTCATTTTTCAGTCCGCAAGCAGCTCGGCGAGCTCCAACAATAACCTACCTGCATATTCATGAATGTGAAAAGTTTTCG ATGGGCATCTTTTGCTTGCCTCCATCCGGTGTTCTTCCTCTTCACAATCATCCTGGAATGACGGTATTCAGTAAGCTTCTCTTCGGAACTATGCACATCAAATCGTACGATTGGGCTGTTGGTGCCCCTAGCAATGCATCAGCTGTTGCGGAACCTTCACAaa CACAATGTTCGGAAGTTCGGTTGGCTAAAGTTAAGGTCGATTCCAACTTGACCGCACCTTGCAAGACCTCCATACTTTATCCAGCTGATGGAGGCAACATGCATTGCTTCACTGCTGTCACAGCATGTGCGGTGTTGGATGTTCTAGGCCCTCCGTACTCGGATGCCGAAGGACGGCACTGTACGTACTACTTGGCCTACCCATTCACAAAATTCTCAG ATGATACAGGTGATGAACAAGTATCAATTCCGGATGAAGAGAAGGATAACTATGCTTGGCTTCAAGAGAGGGACAAACCTGACGATTTGGTTGTGAAGGGGGCTTTGTACACTGGTCCCGTCATCCGGGAAAACTGA